Genomic segment of Umezawaea sp. Da 62-37:
CGGCAGGCAGACCGCCCGAGCGAGGAACGGCACCGCCACGACGAGTCCGACGACCACGAAGCAGTTGCCGCGTCCGAGCCCGTCACGGCCCTTGGCCGAGCCGTCGTGCTGCCAGGACACCCCGTGGGTTTTGGTGCCGTAGCGGTGGAACAGGGTGTCGTCGACCACCACCTGCAAGGCCGCCCCGGCAGGGACGAACCGGGCCACCACCAGCCGGACCAGGAACAACCCGAGTGAGTCGGGGTCCCAGCGGGCGTGGGAGAAGAACCGGTGCGCGCGGGCGTGATGGGAGCGTCCGGCCAGCCCGGCCGCGCTCCACATCCCGGTCACCGTGCGGGAACCGGTGGCGCCCAGCAGGCCGGTGATCAGGGAGGTGAAGGTGGTGAAACTCGGCGCGGTGAACACGCCCCGCAGTCCTTCGAGCACGCGGGACAGGCCAGACGGTACGGTGGGGATTGGAAGCATCGGCGAATCTCCCGGCGACGGGCGGTTACAAGGAACGCCGATGCTTCCCCCATGTCCGGCCATCGCCGCCGTCACCCCCGGTGTTACGCGAGATCAACCAGCCACATCACCACGTAAAGTGCGAAACCTCAGCAGGATGCGTCCATCCGACAGGTGCAGTTCGCAGGTCGCGTGATGGCCGACCGGTCGACCTTGCGCATCACGTACGACCTTCCAGCCCTCCGTCTCGCAGAATCGGACGTGGAGGGAACGCGTGGGTGCCGGCCAGGTCATCGGGTGTCGCTCACCAGCCACGCCGTCAGTTGCTCGTCGCTGCTCAATACGATCAACTGCACGAGCCCCCAGTTCTCCTTGTGGTTAGGAGCGTCGCGCAGATGGTCTTGCCAGTCTTCGGCGTACTCGCGTAGTGCCGTGACCATGTCCGCAAGGGCGTCGTCGAACAGTTCCGCGTCCGCCGCGACGGGCAGGCCTGGGATGAACACCGACCACCAGCCAGCCTCGGCGACTACCTGGGCTCGTGATGGTGTCACCGAGGCCAGGAAATGCCGCATGCGGCGAGCGTCCACGACCGCGGTCTTCGCCGCGTCGCGACTGACCGTGGCAACACGGCCTTCCTCAGCGGCGTCGAGTAGCTGCTTGAAGTTGGTCCGACCTTCGCTGTAGCTGTCGAAGTGGATGGCGGAGTTCATGCTTTGCCTCCCTGGTTCGCCCAGGCTTGCGCACCCGAGATCAGGACGCTGCCAGGCGTTGGTGGGCGTTGTCGAGCAGGGAGGCGAAGTGGATCTCACCAAAGCCTTTCGGTTCACCTTTGCGTCCTTTGTGGACCGGGATCCGGTACAGCAGTCGGCTGCGTTGCCCCGAGCGGTAGGCGGCGATCCCGGCGACGGACAACGTGCGACCGCCGCGCCCGGCGACGCCCACGACGGGGGGTCATACCACGCGGGGCCCAGGTACGGGCCCTGGCCGGTCCCGGCGTGATGCCGGACTCGTCGGCGAAGCAGATCCACGCGCCCAGCCTGCGCGCGACCCCTTTACCGCCGGCCATTGATAGCGCCGCCAATGCCCGATGGCGTGTTCGTCGCGCTCGACGGCGCGGGCGACGGGTTGCCGCGGGGTGAACCCGGCCCGGTGCAGCACCTGCCACACGGTGGCGATCCCCACCGTGATGTGGAACATCCGGCCGATCAGCGTCCGCACCCGAGCCAGAGTCCACCGCTGATCCTCGACCCACCCGGCCGCCGCCGGACCGTTCCGCAACACCGCCACCAGCCGTCGCACCTGGGTCTGCGACAACCGACTGTCCGGACCCGGCGCACCCCTGGACGCCAGTGCTTGCTCCCCGCCGGCCGCCCAGGCCCGCCGCCACGTGTACGCCGATGTCGTGGAGACCTCCAACGCGGAAGCGACCTGCACCGCGCTCATCCCGTCGGCGAACATCACGGCCGCCTGCCGACGTATTTGCGCGTGACGGGCCCGGCCCTGCGGGCCGACCCCACCACCATCGCCATATCGCATGCCTGATCAACGGCGACACGTGGACCAGCGATGATCACCCAAATCGGTGAAATGGACTCGAGACAGACCCCGACTCCGAAAGGTCAGTACTCGTGGTCGGTCTTGGCGACCGTGAGCGCGCTGGCGCGCTGAAGTTCGGGTTGCGGCGGTGGATCGACGAGCACCTCGATCACGCCACGATGCTCGGCGCGCGCGACCGGTTGATCGAGCCGCTGATCAAGCACCAGGTCAACGTTCCGAGCCGAGCTTGGCCATGCCAGCCGCAACGCAGCATCATGCTCAGCCGAAGCCCCCCGAAGCGCCCGTGCCATAAGTAATACAAATATCGGAGCCGTGGAATTCAAGGTCATGGAGATGCGGCCGCTTCCAGGTGACAACGCAATGCTCCGTTCAGGGGAACATTAACCCATCATGAACGCCAGGTTTCTACGTGCCGTTTTCTGTCACTCGGGTGGTCCATTGACTAAAAGCCTTCTTCGGCTGAAAACTGGGACAGGCAGCGCTGGAATCAAGGACCCGAAATTTGTACAGATCATTTACCGAAGTCCACGTCGGTCGGATTAATCCGAGTTCCATATCGCGTTGCGCATCACTTCACGCTCGAGATCTCGAGATTTTTTCGAGACATTCCCGCTCTACGTCGGAGGTTCCCATGAAGGTTCCCATGAAAAAGATCAAGGTTCGTAAGGCCGGCACCGTGCGGCTGACCACGGCTGCGGCCGGCTACTCCGACCCGTGCTGCTGCGGCGGCTGAGCCACCCGGACCCGTTGATCCGGTTGACCACGGGTTCCCCGGGCAACGTGCCTGGGGAACCCTCCCGACCGTGAGGTTGCCATGACATCCACCCGATTCGACCTGGACCGTCCGCTGCCACTGCACCGGCTCACCTTCCATGCGGAGGACGGGCCGGATGGCGAGGTGACCATCGGCAGGGCGGATACCGGCGAGTTCGGCGTATTCCCGGCCGACGGAGCGGCCCTGCTGGTCAGGATGACCGAAGGCGGTACCCTCCGCGACGCGGTCATCTGGTACGAACGCGAATACGGGGAAGCCGTCGACATCGACGAATTTCTGGAGGTGCTCGGGGAATTCGGGATGATCGTCCATGACGGTGAGACGGTTGCGGAGCCGGTCGCCGTCCGGTGGCGACGATTGGGCATCGCAGTATTTTCTCCGGCTGCCTGGTTGCTCTATTCGGCGGTGATCGTCGCCGGAATCATCGTGATGGTGATCGTTCCCGAAGTGGCTCCGCACTATTCCAATGTGTTCTTCGTGTCGTCGCTCGTAGTGGTCCAGCTGTTCGCGTTCTTCGGGCAGATTCCGCTGATCCTCGTGCACGAGACCTTCCACGCCCTCGCGGGGCGGCGGTTGGGCATTTCCTCGTCACTGCGGATCGGGCGCAGGCTCATCTTCCTGGTGTTCGAGACATCTCTCGACGGACTGGTCGCCGTCCCGCGCAGGCAGCGCTACCTTCCGATCCTCGCGGGCATGCTCGCGGACGCAGTGTCCGTGGCGGCCCTGACGCTGGTAGCCGCAATTCTGCGTGACCCGGCCACCGGTGACCTCGGTCTACTCGGCCGCGCCTGCCTGGCCTTGGCGTTCTACACCCTCATGCGCTTCGTGTGGCAGTTCTACTTCTTCCTGCGCACCGACCTGTACTACCTGGTGTGCACCGCGCTTGGCTGTGTCGACCTGCACACGGTCGCACTGGCCATGCTGCGTGCCCGCCTCGCCCGCGTGCACCTGCTGCCCGCCAATCCCGTCGACAACTCCGACTGGCATCCGCGCGATCGCGCGGTCGCCCGGTGGTACAGCTGGCTGGTGCTCGTGGGTTACGCGTTCGTGCTGGGCAGCGTGGTGTTGGCCGTCGTACCCACGACGATCTACACCGTCGCGCTCCTTGTGACCCGCGTCGAGGACGGCGCCAGCGTCCTTGGCGTCATCGACGGTGTGCTGTTCCTCGTGCTGACCCTGGGCCAGTTCGCCCTCGCCGGCGTCCTCGCACGTCGCGAACGCTCCGTCCGACCACATTCCCGCCCATAGCCTGGAGGCAACCATGTTCCGACACCTCTGGGTCCGGTTCCCCCGGGACGTCGACCCGGTTGAACTGCCCGCGCTGCTCTCCGACGGCCTGCCCGCACCACTACCGGACCCGGTCATGGCACCGGTGAGCACGGCGCGCAGGCTACGCGGACCGTTCACCGCCGCCGGGCAGCTGGCACTCGTGTTGGCCCCTGGGGCATCAGGCGCACTGCTGGAACGCCACCAGATCGAGCTGCTGTCGGTCGCCCCAGAGCTGCGAGGCGAGCTGTCTGCCCCGAGGGAGACGCTGACTTCGCTGGCGATCCCGGCCGAGCGCACCCGCTTCTACGCCGGCGTGCGCACCGAACGTCTCGGCCACGGCTTGGTGGAGTTCGTCCACGCCCGGCTGCGCGAACTGGACCTCGGCCCTCGGTCGCTGGTGGTGCGGACCGTCGATGCCGACCAGACGGATCTGGAATTCCTCGCCGCCCTCGTACGCCGTACCGATCCCGCGCTGCTGACCGTGGTGGTCTGCGACAGCGGAACGGACCCCGGGGCACCGCTGACCTCAGTGCTGAGCGAGCACGCCGACGAAATCGCCATGACCATCGGACCGCCCGCCGCCCTGCAACTTGACCGCCTCGCCGCCGCAACCCGCTATGTCGAGGGCGACTGCACGGTCGACTGGCCGGAGTTGGTCGATGCCTACCTCGGGCTGCCCGCAGCCACCCGGTCCGAGCTTCACGACCACCGCGCCGATGCCCTCGACGCACTGGGGGAGAAGGCACCCACCCTCGGCGCGGTCGCGTTCCACAGGGAGCACGGCAGCGACCCGAACGGAACCGGGCTCGCAGCCCTTGAAAAAGCCCTCAACCACTGCCTCAACATGGGTTTCTACCACGCCACGATCGACATCTCACTGCGCGGCAGGGCATTGGTGGACCCAGTCGCGTCGTTCAACACCTGGTGGGTGTTCACCACCAAGATGACCACCTCCCTGATGATGCTGCGCCGCGCGGATGAGGCCGAGATCATCTACGAGGAGCTGATCGCGGCCACCGAGTCACCGCGCGGACACATGCAGGCGTCCTACGCCAGGGCCATGATCTACACCCGGCACCGCGACCGCCGCGACCACTTACGCGCCAAAGGCCTGATCAAGCAGGCCATCGCGTTCTCCCGGCTGCTCGCGGACGACAGCGACACCAGCGTGTTCAACACCGTCTTCCACCAGAACGGCCTGGCCCTGGTGGAAATGCACCTCGGCAACCTGGAGGAGGCGCTGCGGTTGGTCACCGAGGGTGCCGCGTGGCTGGACCGGACCATCGCACCCGGCACACACGCACTGCACCGATCCGTACTCGTGCACAACCGGTCTCAACTACTCACCAAGCTCGGCCGCACGGAGGAGGCCTTGGCCTGCCTGGACCAGGTGATCGCCACCGATCCGAACCACCCCGACTACTACATCGACCGGGGCAACCTGCTGCACGCCCTCGGCCGGGACGACGAGGCGCTGGCCGACTACGACACCGCCATCCGCATCGGGCCGCCGTTCCCCGAAGCCCAGTACAACCGTGCCGAACTGCTGATCGAGCACGATGAGATCGACGCGGCGCTGGCCGTGCTCGACTACGTCCTGGAACTCGATCCGGACATGGTCGATGCGATGGTCAACCGGGCGGGTATCCACCTCGACCGAGGCGACCTCAACGCCGCCCGCGCCGACGCGGAGCACGGACTCACAGTCGACCCCGACAACACCCACTTGCACGTCGTCACCGCCCAAGTCCTGGCCGAGACCGGCGACCGTACCGCCGCGATGGCGGCATTCGACCGGGCGCTGAAGCTCGACCACGACCTGGTCGGCGCGCTGACAGGCCGGGCCGCCCTCGAGCACGAGGCCGGTGATCACGCGGCAGCGCTGTCCGACCTCGACCGGGCGGTGCTGCTCGCCCCCGACGACCCCGCAGTCCGATTCAACCGGGCGATGGTGCACGAGGCGGCGGCCCACTGGGGCAACGCCCTCGCCGACTTGCTGGTCGCCGCCGAATCGGCCCCAGACGACGAGGACATCACATCGGCGCTGGACCGCTGCCGGACGGCGGTCTCGGCTTGACGAACGCACGGTGGTATCGGCACCGGGGCCCGCTCCGGTGCGAAGTACGCCTAAGCTTGGGGTTTAACCTTTCTTCTTCGCTCCGCCTGACTTCTGTGTACCCGTTTTGCGTGTTTCCGAGCCGATGAGGTGGCGTGGTGCCGGGATGTTCGACCGTCCAGGCGGGCGTCCGGGACCGGGGTGGGTGGTTTTCGGCAGACGGGCGGGAGTGCCCAGTTGGCGGTGCAGATGACGAAATGCGCGCCGGACCCGCTGGGGTGTCAGGGGTTTCCCAGGGTGAGTCCGTCGTTCCCAGGGGCGCCGTAGGTCGGCGGTAAGGTCTCGGGCGAGCCGGAGTTGGACGTAGGCGGCGATCAGGAGCCAGGTCCAGCGGATCGCCTGCTCGGGGTGACGGACCCGCGCGGCGGTCCATCCCATCTGGGACTTCATGAACCGGAAGGTGTGTTCCATGTCGAAGCGGCGCAGATAGGCGCGCCAGCACACGTCCAGATCGGGCGCCTGTGGACCGGAGTGCCACAACCACATGGTGCGGTGCGGCTTGCGTCCGTCGGGCAACCGTTCCACCCGGACCTCGATCAGTGTGCCCTCGATGACCGGCAGCCGGGTGAACAACTCGGGCTGCATCCGCGCGAAATACCCGGTGCGCTGAACCTTCTGGTGCATCCCGTGCCAAGCACGGACCTCGACCCTGCCGTACTTGGTGGTGTCCGGCACGACAAGGGACTGATCAGGGCGGCGCGACTGCTCCGCCGCTGCCAACTCGAAACGGTTGCCGTGCACGCCGTTGCGGCCGGGTCCGGGTTTGCGGGGACCGGGACGGCCGTCGTGGAACACCCGGTCACCGGAGACGCGCACCAGTAGTTGGACCTCCGCGTCACCGACGGCGTGCGTGAGCGCGGCCGCGGCGTAACCCTGGTCCAGGACGAACAGTGGTACCGGTCGATCGATGGACCCGGCCCGTGAGGCCATCCGCGTTGTCAGGTCGCGGATCTGTTGTGCTGTAACGGTTACCGGACACGAAGCCTGTGGCAACCGTCGGACGTCGACCGGTAGCGTCCAGGACGAGCTGCCCCATTCCAGTCCCGTCACCCACTGGAACTGCCAGCCCGGCACCACTTTCCGGTCTCCGTCGCAGCGGCAGGGCGCGTAGTGCAGACCCCGGCCCGGTGAGCATTCGGCGTTGGGTCGCGGGTAGGTGGTCGCGTCGATACCGAACATCAGTGGTGCGTCGGCGGGAGGTTGCTCGGCCGGCAGATCCCGGATCCGTTCCTCGTCGAGCGCGCCGTCGGCGAGCGCGTCGTAGAGGGCGCCATGGCCGCGGCGGAAGACCGGCGTCAGGGACAATTCGACCAGCGAGGTCACCGGGCCGTCGGTACAGATCACCGAGTCCGCCAGTTCGAACAAGGTGTCCGCACGAGCGTCCAGGCATTCGTGGAACCCGTCACGAAACCCGGACAGCACCGACAGCGCCTCCATGTCGGCGTCCACGTTCAGCGCATCCACCTCCGCGGCCGTGGGCCGGTCGATCCTGCCCCGACCCAAGCAAGAAGGACATGATCACCAAGAGTGGGACAGGCTGTCCACCGAACGGCGAAACGTGCTCGAACCAGCCTGCGACTTGGTTAAATCCCAAGCTCAGGGCACCGGTGCAAGTTGCCGAGGTGTCGTCACTCGACGCGTTCGACGTGGGTGTTGCCCGCGTCGAGGGTGACGCCGTCGGCGCGTTTCAGGTGCAGGGCGGGGACCGGGGTGCCGGTGTTGTTATCGACGAGCACCGAGCGGGGTTCGCCAGCGTCGAAGGCGTGCGCCTCACCCCACTGGCGCAGGGCGACGATCACGGTGAACAGCTGACGGCCCGAGTCGGTGAGAACGTACTCCTGGCGCTTGCCCGACGGGGCGGTGCGACGGACGAGAACACCATGCTCGACGAGCTTGCGCAGTCGGTCGGACAGGATGTTCTTGGCGACGCCGAGGTTGCGCTGGAACGCGTTGAACATCCGCGTGCCGTCGAGCGCGTCACGGAGGATGAGCAGGATCCACTGGTCGCCGATGAGGTTGACCGCGCGCGCGACCGGGCACGGGGGATCCGACCACCCGTTCGGTGGCGGGCCCGCCTGCGGTCCGGGTGCGTCGCACGACGTCACGTCTGCGCGCTCACTCTCGATCGGTTGCATATTGCCACCCTTGAGCCTAGCGTGGTGATCGGTTGCATACTACTACCGGTTGGACCGGAGGTGTGGGGCCCTCAGTACCTGTCATCGTGCGAGGTGAGCCTCTTGTCGTTCGCCGAACCGCCCTGTCGTGGAAATCGCTGAGGTGCCTCCCTGGTCGGCGTTTGCGCACCGGGAAAATCGAACTCCACGACGTGTGGAGCAACAAATTTTCATTCTTCGTAAATTGCCAATGCGTGCAAATGAATGGTCCTGGGTCCGTCCCCGTTTGGCGGAGTTCCGCTTTTTCTCGGGGTGCTACGATCGTTATATGAGTGAAATATATACGCGGAGTGATCACCGCTGTACGGTTTGGAGAGGTCTCGCGAGCGGCAAACCCACTGGTACTGGCAATTTTCCCAGCAAGGGTGCCGCTCCTGGTAGTCGTTTGCAAAGGCGGATAAACAGTGTCGGTAACGCTGTGCAACTGGGGATAACTCCCACTTGCACAGCAGCGCACCCCGCTCGCGGAGGTCGCACGTGGTCGCCTCGGGAAAGTTGCGGAAGCGTGCGCCCGTTGAGCGATCAACCATCGGGCCGATTGTGAACGCGCAATTGCGCAAACCGCAATTCGAGGGAGAGCGCGTGGCGGGCAGCCGAGCGATCCGCACATTCGGGACGGATTCGCCGAACGGCGACGAGGTCTGGACGTTCGGCGATGACGTGAACGCTCGCGTGGAGCGGATACCCATCTCGGTCCTCGTCCTCTCTGGGACC
This window contains:
- a CDS encoding prevent-host-death protein; the encoded protein is MNSAIHFDSYSEGRTNFKQLLDAAEEGRVATVSRDAAKTAVVDARRMRHFLASVTPSRAQVVAEAGWWSVFIPGLPVAADAELFDDALADMVTALREYAEDWQDHLRDAPNHKENWGLVQLIVLSSDEQLTAWLVSDTR
- a CDS encoding winged helix-turn-helix domain-containing protein, producing MRYGDGGGVGPQGRARHAQIRRQAAVMFADGMSAVQVASALEVSTTSAYTWRRAWAAGGEQALASRGAPGPDSRLSQTQVRRLVAVLRNGPAAAGWVEDQRWTLARVRTLIGRMFHITVGIATVWQVLHRAGFTPRQPVARAVERDEHAIGHWRRYQWPAVKGSRAGWARGSASPTSPASRRDRPGPVPGPRVV
- a CDS encoding tetratricopeptide repeat protein, coding for MFRHLWVRFPRDVDPVELPALLSDGLPAPLPDPVMAPVSTARRLRGPFTAAGQLALVLAPGASGALLERHQIELLSVAPELRGELSAPRETLTSLAIPAERTRFYAGVRTERLGHGLVEFVHARLRELDLGPRSLVVRTVDADQTDLEFLAALVRRTDPALLTVVVCDSGTDPGAPLTSVLSEHADEIAMTIGPPAALQLDRLAAATRYVEGDCTVDWPELVDAYLGLPAATRSELHDHRADALDALGEKAPTLGAVAFHREHGSDPNGTGLAALEKALNHCLNMGFYHATIDISLRGRALVDPVASFNTWWVFTTKMTTSLMMLRRADEAEIIYEELIAATESPRGHMQASYARAMIYTRHRDRRDHLRAKGLIKQAIAFSRLLADDSDTSVFNTVFHQNGLALVEMHLGNLEEALRLVTEGAAWLDRTIAPGTHALHRSVLVHNRSQLLTKLGRTEEALACLDQVIATDPNHPDYYIDRGNLLHALGRDDEALADYDTAIRIGPPFPEAQYNRAELLIEHDEIDAALAVLDYVLELDPDMVDAMVNRAGIHLDRGDLNAARADAEHGLTVDPDNTHLHVVTAQVLAETGDRTAAMAAFDRALKLDHDLVGALTGRAALEHEAGDHAAALSDLDRAVLLAPDDPAVRFNRAMVHEAAAHWGNALADLLVAAESAPDDEDITSALDRCRTAVSA
- a CDS encoding NF041680 family putative transposase, translating into MDALNVDADMEALSVLSGFRDGFHECLDARADTLFELADSVICTDGPVTSLVELSLTPVFRRGHGALYDALADGALDEERIRDLPAEQPPADAPLMFGIDATTYPRPNAECSPGRGLHYAPCRCDGDRKVVPGWQFQWVTGLEWGSSSWTLPVDVRRLPQASCPVTVTAQQIRDLTTRMASRAGSIDRPVPLFVLDQGYAAAALTHAVGDAEVQLLVRVSGDRVFHDGRPGPRKPGPGRNGVHGNRFELAAAEQSRRPDQSLVVPDTTKYGRVEVRAWHGMHQKVQRTGYFARMQPELFTRLPVIEGTLIEVRVERLPDGRKPHRTMWLWHSGPQAPDLDVCWRAYLRRFDMEHTFRFMKSQMGWTAARVRHPEQAIRWTWLLIAAYVQLRLARDLTADLRRPWERRTHPGKPLTPQRVRRAFRHLHRQLGTPARLPKTTHPGPGRPPGRSNIPAPRHLIGSETRKTGTQKSGGAKKKG
- a CDS encoding helix-turn-helix domain-containing protein, whose amino-acid sequence is MQPIESERADVTSCDAPGPQAGPPPNGWSDPPCPVARAVNLIGDQWILLILRDALDGTRMFNAFQRNLGVAKNILSDRLRKLVEHGVLVRRTAPSGKRQEYVLTDSGRQLFTVIVALRQWGEAHAFDAGEPRSVLVDNNTGTPVPALHLKRADGVTLDAGNTHVERVE